CGGAGTACGAGGGTCAATACACCTAATTTTGGGTACGAATTAGAGCATACATTCTCTATgttcttttataaataaatttacatattcgaaaactacatgaaaaatactataactaaacaaaattaataattcaaaatattcaaaagtaGTTTGAGAAAGTCAAATAAAAAGTTGTTCGACCCTCCAAATAGTGATACCATCACATAAAATAGGACGCGGGAGTACTATTTTCAAATTGTCTAGCACTAGGTAATGAAGTAAGCATCATCAAAAAATTTCCACATATTCATACCGGCAATGCATTATTAGTACTATTCATTTATACTTTGCATTAAATAAGCAAATTAATTTCCATAAATAACAAATACACAATAGGAAACAAAAAACAGAACAAATGAAGTTCACCTTTGAATTCAAATTCCTTGGAAGACTTTTCAATAATACGggctttttcttcttctctttcatgAACTCATTTTTCATATTCTCTCTCACAGTAACTTAAATCAAAGACAGTGACCACAAATTCCATGTCTCCTTCATGTCTGAATACCAAAATATCTCCCAATTGTATATCATGATCCTTTACAAATTCTTCCCAACCCTCTTCTAGTCGCTGATTATTCACCTTCACGTGCCACTTTTTACTTGCCCTTCTCAGCATAGCATATTCATTCCTGTTTCCCTTCAGATACTTCAAGAAACCTATAGGAATTTTCTGCAGTACAACAATATATATGATTAGAATGGCCTTGTCCCATCATTATCATGTTCAACACAGAATGCAAGTATACATGTCAAATTCCTAAAACGTcaacaaaatattaaattctGACTCCATGATTTCAAAAGTGTATTGATCAAAGACAATACAATTATTCTAGAGTTGTCAACCGGCCAGGTTGAGTTGAATTTGTGTAGGTCAAAATAGACTGAGTCAATAAATGTGCGGATCATTAACCCACCCAAAGATAACTTGGGCTGAAATGGGTTGGGTAAAAATCGCTAAATAATGGGTCATAGCACAACCCTCCCAACTCTTACCaacttttaatttctttgtgtGCTTTCTTATAGTTTGTTTTAATTACCAAATagcaatacttttttttttctttattacgCCTATATTTCGACATATCAAACAAAGAAATGAAAACTTTTTTCATGGATCAATTTGGGCTAGATATCAGCCGAACATTCAGATGAACTAAATTGAGTGAGTCAAAATGGACTTAATTAATAAattggggcgggggggggggggggtgggggggtttGGGTTTGTCATGTTTTCATGGACTAATTTTGTCACCTCAAATATTTTCTAcccaataataaataaaagaagatttaTCTGTtgggccatgagaattattaccttttttttcgaaattttttcactttatttgcaaatcagcgtttggccatgaaaattccaaatacaacttgaagttgggAAACaccttgaagttgtatttggaatttgaaaaacacgtacattcaaacaaccaatttttttttgcaaaaactataaccagaCACAacccatcttcaactccaacttcaaaaattccaaataaagtgaaaaatatttggtttctgtggccaaacgcctacttactTACCCATTTGGCCatgattattcacttttttcaaaaaaaaaatttcactttacTTGAAAAatatgtttggccataaaaattccaaatacaacttcatatttggaatttgggaaacacctaaaaccctattttcacttttttttttttccactttgagtacattcaaacaatcaaatattatttgcaaaaattatATAATCAAACACggctccaacttcaaaaatttcaaataaagtgaaaaatatttgattccTATGAAGTAAATTAGTTTATGCTTTTGATCTCATATTCTTTTCTGTGATCAACTCCCTCCTTCACTTCTGTATTACACATGCAGCAgacaaataaaaggaaaaatgaaacaATTAATTGAAAGTATTACTCCTTCCGTCCTAAAAAGATTGTTCTCTTTTGACTTggcataaaatttaagaaataaaggaagacttttgaaatgtgtggtccaaaacaagccttagataattgtgtggctgtaaatcatctcataaaattaaattgtttctacATATAGAAAGGGACAATCTTTTTaagacagactaaaaaagaaaggaagataatctttttgaacagagggagtagacaatctttttgggacaagtCCATTCTTGAAACCTGGCACAATGGGTttgaaaaaatgagatttctttgGAGGGATTTTCATGGAGGCTCAAGAAATTAAATGTAATTAGTTTAGAGAGATGGTGCTCTCTTTGTTTTATATTACATGCAAGATGAAAGAATTCAGGAGGTTTGGAAGTAACACAAATGGAGTGAAAGTGCTAATTGTGTGCAGGACATGTTTAAATGTCTCTTTTATAAAGTACTAACTAATTGTGGTCTGTTTTTACTTTGGGGTTGCATTTATATTTGACTAATTTCAGTCCAGTTATTTCTCTCGTGTGCTTGTTATTCTCACGAAGtcctagaaagaaaaaaggtaaaaacATGATGAACAAACAAAGGATATATaggtaataaaggaaaaaaaaaacaaatataactttttaaaaattgcaAGCTTAATTGGCATCCCACTTGTGGAAACATACCGGGCATGTTGTTGTAAGCTTAATTAGCTGTTAAGAGCAGCTACACCCAAATATTTTATCACATATTGGGTGATAAAATACTAATTTTGGGTGATTTTAACCTCTTTactcttttttatttgatttttttaattaaacctAATATCTATACTAAAACTAGTAGCAGTGAAGgatatactctctccgtcccaatttaagtgtcgtaccttttttttttgtctgttccaaaaagattgtcttcttctatatttagtaagttgacaaatCAAACGTCCTACGTGTGAGTTTATAATCACTAGATTCAaaagacattttagtacattacacaTCTTTAAATTAAaaccataagattcaaaaatttctttttatttcttaaactccatgcctagtcaaactaaaacacttaaattgggacaaagggagtagcATATAGTCAACTAGTTCATACTGATCCTGACATTTTTAGTAGTATCTTATTAGTAAATGGAGAAATTTCTAATTTTTGGAGTGGGAaagagaagaaatggagtagCTAATTTGCATTCCATGTATCCACTAATAGAATCTATGGTTTTCAGTCCAGGTAAATGTGTGGTTCAAGAGAAATAATAAGAATTCTCCATATATAAGAACTCTATCCTCAAGGGTTATTAGCATACGGTTCAAAACACGATGGATAATAAGCTTGTCTCTCTCTACCCTTCTCTATTTAAATACAAAGTTTTTCTTTGCTGCGCGGTTCAAGCTTGTGACATGCGTCTAATGTTTCATGCTGCGTTCACTACTAGCAGGAACtctatttcttttcctttttcctggTTTGATTACAACAGGCAAGAATCCAAAAGGCTACCATAATTTAATTACTATTCATGGATTACCATAATTTAATTACTATTCATGGATTAGAGGATATTTTCAAAACAGAAAGTACTACACATCATAcagctgaatttttttttcggatTTAACAAAATGTAGTAGATCCAAAAACATTACATCAACTGGCTTCAGTGCTACCCATCACCAACTGCTTCATATTATCTTGTGATAGTTTCAAAATACCtacatttttttgaaaagcaaaaCATACCTCAGTAATGAATCTATATTTTGGAGACTGAATTATATAAAGCACTATATAATCGTCCCATCACCAATAGTTGTGGTAGGATGCATAGGATCCTTCCATGCACCTTAACTAGAAGTCTCGAGTTCCAATATGGATACTAGACACCAGGTGAGTAACCTCCGAAAAGAAGACTAATCAAAATATTATAGACACAAAATCAAATGAGAAAGTCGTTGTGTCCCTTTAATCACTCTCTCACCAGTGAGGGTCAGCTCATACAGGCAAGTAAATTTTGatcaattaaaaaatttaactaaCAAGATTTTCCCCAACTTCTAAAGTTACaaacattttcaaaattctcagtgaaaattttcttttggttCCAAAACGTCTCCCGCATTCTTACTGCCTAAGggacaaagaagaaaaacgaCATACATTAACACAGGATGGTCATGAAACAAAGGGAAACAAAGAAATACTCACAATGGACAAATGCTATAGGTATCTGGCCGTTGTGGATGAGTTCAAACATGTAAGTATCTCCTACTTGGAAACCATTTGCTTTTCTGAACTTTGTCCATCCCCTTCTAATTCCAAATTGCTTATTTGCCATTTGCCCTAGACACATTGACCATGATCTATGTTCTTCATCGATGAGAATCATCTCACGACGTCCATTCATCAGGCCAGTTGATTTTGCAAAAGCCAAAGGGAAATACTGCTCAAATTATATTTCAATACAGAGATCAAAAAGGGAACTAGTAGTTAATATCTTAACTGCTATTTATTTAAATCACTTACCAAAGAAGAAATGGTCATGGAATAAGATTTAACAGTAGATATAAAATGAGGGTTGGCATCAGCAGATGTTGAAGCAGGTACTTGTAATTTCGGAGCATTCACGTCCAAGGTCTTAATCCCACGGCCTGTGGTTGCAAgtagaagaaagaagaaacatTACAATCAAGTCTGTAAAGAGAATACAAGGGTTATGAACATAACTAAAAGGGTTTGCTCTTGAAAAGCGGGAAAAGGTCGACTTTCAAACTTTAACACCCTAGAGAGAAGCGTTTTATCTGGATTCGCTTTTCACTTGAATATATCGACGTGTTTCTTTCACATCCAAAACGGCAAAAGAAGATACATATTGAGAATATCAATCAAACTATAGTTAACTGCCCACTACCAAAATGGTCTTAAGGAAAATGTAGACGAAGCATGCACAAGATGACTACTCAGCGAGGAACTGTATGTGTTGGAGTTTAAAAAAGATTTAGTATGAAGAGGATGGAAGGTTGGAGTTCATGATAATTATGAGTAGCAAAGGATAAAAATGAACAATATGTTGACCGAAGCAAGTGATATGAAATACAAATAGAGACAGTACTTTACGCGCCACACCTTCTTGTTTCTATTAGGTGAAAAATGTATGCATTACACACTTCAGACAactaaacaaaaagaaaaaagattataTCCAAGACGTATTGTTCAAAAATACAACTGAGAGTAGTAGCGCATATGACAACGAAAAGGATCATCAAAGAAATAAGAGGCTGGTTAGTTGAGAAAACGTACCCGGAAATTTCCTCATTGGAGTTTCTGCATCAGtaacaacatgaaatttccATATAGGTGTCTCTCCATCAGTGACAACCTCAAACATGATACGATCTCCCTCCTTTAAGATATTATCCGCAATGAATTTACGAAATCCATCTCCAATATAGAGTTGAGTTTTATAAGACCTTAGCTTTAAATTCCACGACCTTATTTGCCTTTCATCTCTTATAATCAAACCGCACTTCTTGTTGGTGATGAAACCATTTGCATATGCAAAATGTTTAGGAACACACTGGCATAGTGTATAGCCATTTAAACACATCATTAAATAGTTCATATTCTTTGGATATTCACTTAACAAagatataaataagaaaaatggtGCACATGCTTCCTTGGGTGAAATTAGTGAGTTTTAAGACTTACCAAGAAACCCCATGTAAGGCAATATGGTCTAATAGTGCATACAAAATTAGAATGACCAAAAGGCTTGTGAGCAGCAGCTTTTGCATGGGAAGAAGCCTTGATTGACGACTCGATGCTGGTCTTCGGTTTTTCTGTTACATCATCAATAAATTAAGTTTCTTGAAGGATTTAAACGGTGCAGCATAGACAGTAAAAATTCATCTAGTCGGTCTCAAATTACTAGGAATCAAGCTGTACTTATTGTTGTCTGACAAATTACATATCAACCCCACCCTTTGTTCTTCAAGAAACTAAATACGACAAATTACACTTTCCAAAAAGGAACAGCAGTTAAAAATGAGGGTTAGCATTAGGAGATGTTAAGGTCTTAATCCTAAGACCTGTTAtttaagaaaaacaagaaaaaataaagaaagaagaatcATTAGAATCAAAGAAATGGACAGAAAACACAAAGATACAACAATATTGAGGATTTGCTCTTGAAATTCAGACCTTCAGTGTAAACTCTTTTAGCATGCAAAATAGTCTTCTTTCCTCAAGGTCGGATTGATAATTTTCCcctcaaatcaatttttaaaatgaaacaacaGTGTCAGAACTGAAACTCAAGATGATTTAAAATCAAAAGAAGAACATTATTGAAGTAAAACAGAAATTAGTATTATAATAATTCAGAAAGAAATTAAATGTCGAtagatatgaaaaagaataatGGAAGGCTAGTTCAACTCTCAATGGTAGTGGAAAGGGCACTTATGGCACACGAACAAAAGAACATATCAATAGTTCAACATGATAGAATCCGTCTTGGTGGCCTCTTTCCTTTATATGCAGATTTTTGAATAGTAATAATACTTTCCGAGCCATAACCTTGATTAATCAACTATTTCCAGATTCTCTTGCACTATGTGATCATGGTTTTTCTAAATGTCAAATAATCATCATTTGTGAAAAAAGTCATATAATTTCCTCAATTTAGTTATTCAACTATATACATTATTCCTTTTGCAATACATCcttcatgaaaagaaaaaagtccATGCAAAGTTCTCTCAATTAGTTACTGCGAATCAGCTTGGTAGCATATCTTAGcacaatatttttcatcatgtAACACCTGTAGCGTATTAGATATATGGAAAAACTCAAACAAGTCCCTATTAGCTCTGCTCTACTATCACAAATTCAGTAGAAGTTAACTCTATTTACCATGAGACCATTAACCTTGATATtagaaatgaaaaggaaaaaatttattCGATTCAACAAGGAATTTATCTTGAAATTCGGACCTTGAGTGGAAACTCTTTCAGTATccaaattagtcttctttcCTTCGGGCTGGAGTGATGCCTCTCCTCTTAGATCTAGTTTTTAAGTCGACATAAACAATCAAGAATGTTAGAATCAAAAGCGGAAGATGAATCTAAAACcaataaagtagaaaataacTGTTATTGTCACaatatagaaagaaaataaaaattgaggCGAAAAGGAGAGATGAAAAGTATTTCGGAAGGGCTAATTCAACCCTCAGAAAcatagaacttttttttttcaggcCATTGTATCTCACAGTGTACTACACAGTAAAGTGCCTGAATAAGCCTAATATTAAACTAGAGAAAGAACTTTCTGATGAGCTAGCTCGAGAAGGCCTTGGACAAACTCAAAAGCGTTTCTCAGTAACTGTTACTCTCAAAAAATGGGAAAAGCTTTCGTAAAGACTCTttcaaatttactaaatttaAGACTCTTTATAAATAAAACCTCCACATGATAAGCTCTAGATTTTGGTGTTTGATTGGACAGTATCAGTTTTTATGATGGAGCAGTTATCCAAGATAAATCagttccgtttcaatttgtttgtctggttttgacttgacacggagtttaagaaagtaaagaagacttttgaatcttgaagtcttaaattaaagatatgtaaaaTGTACCGAAATATCCTTTGATCTTTTGGTCTTAACATAccatgtggaaagttggaataaaagagttgccaaaataggaaagagacattctttCTGAAACAGAactaaaagaaaagtaagacaaacaaatcgatataacaacagttacaaAGAGAAGCTTTAATACCTAGAAAGGATCCTTATAAAGAAACAGAATGTCATTTCAttgtaatcatgatttgtaagaaagaagtaGATAAATAACAGATAAGTGGATGAACTATAAGAAAAGGGCTAAGATGCAAAACTTGCCGTAGAATTTCAATATAGGTGTCCCTCCCATCGAAAATATCTCAAACATTATGTGATCTCCTTCCTTTAAAGAATTAGCAGCGCAAAATTCACGCCATCCACCTCCAATGAAAGTTCTGCTTGCACTGTAATATAGCTTAAACTCCTATGACCTTTGCTCATCTCTTATCATTATCCTACATTTCCTGTTGATGAGGCCACTTTCCCGTGCAAATAGTTTTGGAACAtgctgaaattttttttaaccagCTAAACATAAATAGCTCATATTGtgcttcacactttcaaattatttaagaaaaagtaTTTCTCACGACAAAAtgagttcatttttttttcctttttattaaagtagaatttagTTTTGCACTTACCATGACACACTTTGAAATCCAATGGGGTTTGACGGTAGAAATTAAATGGGGGCGACCCAAAAGCATGTCCTTGGCTGCTTCTAACAATTCTGTAGTATTTGTTAGTTACGTAAAAGGTcacttcaaaatttgaaaaaagtaccTCATGAACAAGAGAATATAGTAATAGTTCAACATGATACAACCTGTCCGAAGGGCTAACTTTCCTACTATatgcacattttttttaatagtaaaaCTACTTTTAAGTCTACAAAGTTGAATAATCTACTAATTTCAAATTCTCTTGTACCATCAGTAGGTCTTAACTAAAATTAATTCGAACTTCTTACCAAAACAGAGCAGCTGATAGAATCAGGTTAGTAAAAGTAGAAAAGATATGAGGGTTACCATTAGGAGATGTTAAGGCCTTCACTATTAAGTTCTTAATCCTAATGCCTGTTATTACAAAAGATGATAcgacaagaaaagaaaataaagaagaatcaTTAGAATCGGAGAAATAAACAGAAAAGACAAAGATACAGCAACAAGGATTTGCTCTTGAAATTCAGACCTTCAAGGAAAACTCTTTTATTATGAATTGACTTGGGATTGAGGTTTAGTTGTTTGTATcttcaagaaattaaatatgACAAATTACACTTAAAAAATAGGAACATCATTTATATGTCCTAACggaaaatggaaaataaacaattcatatagtatgtatatgtttattttctGTTAGGACATATAAACTACTGTCCTATACATATTGCTTCAATGTTTTATACAAGTTATAAGTTTTGTTCTGCCATGATTATTGTAAAGTAATGTTCAAATTAATAACTTTCCACTAATTAAgcattatacaacaacaacaacaacaacatatccagtgtaacCCCACAAGTAATTAAGTATtataaattgtatatttatcTTTCCAGATTAATTATTCTTTGCACAACTGAATACAGTATTCAACATATTTCAGCTTCCTTTCCTTCATAATACTTTACTTTTTACTAATGGAtatataatgatattcaaattgtGGTTGGCATATGCTAATAAGCTTTTTAATGTCAAATTATGTTATTGTAGTCGctgtaaatatatatttttgctaGAACAAATTAATTACATCAATTAAATTATGTTTTCTTCATTTATTTTAGTCTTCACTattattttctctttctatGCTACTTTTTCCTTATAATATAAGCATGTTTCTGTTTGTGCATCCAGTAGATGTTGAAGAAATATATATCACAAATGTGCCCTGAAGAACATCACCTTTGAATTCACGTTTCTTCGAAGTTTCTCCAGGAGTACGCGCTTCTTCAGCTCCATATTCTCTGTCCAAGTGACTTGAATCAAAGATGGAAACCTCAAACTCCATATCTCCTTCATGTCTGAAAATCAACAAATCTCCCAGTTGCAAATTAAGCTCCTCTACAAACTTTTTCCAACCATCTTCTAGTCGATACCCGTTCAGCTTCACCAGCCACTTCTTACCATCACTTCTTAGTACTGCACGTTTAATATGCGAGTGTCCCTTCAGATACTTCAAGAAACCTGTGGGAATTTTCTGCAGTATAACAAATATGTATAATTAGAATAGCCTTAAATTACAGGACGTGACAATCAGAGCCGGAATCGACACTATATACAGACATGCATGTGAAAATTACGAAAATATGAACAAAAATTAAACTCCGAACTCATAATTTCAAGAGTTCAACGGGACATGTCACATGCATTTAATGGGTGCAATTGAGCCCATCAAATTGACACAGAGTGCAAACCATGCATGTGAAATTTCCTAAAATGTAGATAAATATTAGATTCTGAACCTTAAAGGTTAACGCCATCAAATTTAAACCCCTGATGTTTTCTACTATTTTCTACCCAAATAATCAATAAAAGAAGATTCATTTAAATTATGCATCATGCTTTTGATCTCAGCTTCTTTTCTCTGATAAACCCCCTCACAACCATAGTTAGGGTGTTCAGCCGAACCTAGTAGCTTTTGTTCCAAGTACAAACCttgtatatttgtattaaaatatacattgaatatgtacaaattattacttTAGAATCCTGTAACTTTATCAGATTAAAATCTcgaacccataaacttcaagCTCCAGCTCTATCTCCGCGCTTCTCCACCTCTATATCAAACATGCAACAGATAAATTAAAGGAAGAAAGATGAAACAATTCAAAGTATTACTTACAAGTCCATTTTTGAAGCCTGGCAAAATGGGTTTGAAAAAGCGAGGTTTTCTTGGAGGGACTTTCATGGAAGCTCAAGAAATGTACTTAGAGTACAGAAAAGGTGCTCTGTTTGTTTTTCGTTACAtgcaaaatgaaaaattgaaggGAAATTATAGAGTTGTACAGAAACTTGGACGTTACAAATGGAATGAAAAAAATGTGGCTTTTCATATCAGTGGACTCTGTGCAGGGGCGTATCTATCATCTACGTGGAGGAGCATGGATTTACGTGCTCTTCTCAAATTGTAATGAGCATGGATTGATGTGTAACATATTAGTGGTCTCCCGTTTCTAATTcatgtgatacacttttttttaatctataaaaaaaaatgatacattttatatttaaaaataatttaatttaaaacttcCCCTTTCACACCCttaatgatatgatttactGCTATAAATATTTATGGCTTATTTCAGACCGtaagtttcaaaagtatttCAAAAGTATccctttcaattttaaaatccGTGCCAACGGAGGATATATTTGTGAAAGAGGGTGTCAAAAGAATTTGGCTACAAGCTCAAGGGTAAGGCTAAACTATGCA
This portion of the Lycium ferocissimum isolate CSIRO_LF1 chromosome 1, AGI_CSIRO_Lferr_CH_V1, whole genome shotgun sequence genome encodes:
- the LOC132057337 gene encoding B3 domain-containing protein REM10 is translated as MFEIFSMGGTPILKFYDLRGEASLQPEGKKTNLDTERVSTQGRGIKTLDVNAPKLQVPASTSADANPHFISTVKSYSMTISSLYFPLAFAKSTGLMNGRREMILIDEEHRSWSMCLGQMANKQFGIRRGWTKFRKANGFQVGDTYMFELIHNGQIPIAFVHCILKLSQDNMKQLVMGSTEAS
- the LOC132066345 gene encoding B3 domain-containing protein REM6-like; translated protein: MKVPPRKPRFFKPILPGFKNGLKIPTGFLKYLKGHSHIKRAVLRSDGKKWLVKLNGYRLEDGWKKFVEELNLQLGDLLIFRHEGDMEFEVSIFDSSHLDREYGAEEARTPGETSKKREFKGDVLQGTFVIYISSTSTGCTNRNMLIL